Part of the Impatiens glandulifera chromosome 8, dImpGla2.1, whole genome shotgun sequence genome is shown below.
taaattcaaatttcaaacccTAAGAATTAGTATATATTAGGCAACAGTATGTTGATTCCATCCCACTTCGATAATAGTTGGATGGATGGCTTATTTGATCCAATAATAGAAATTAAGTTAAAGAgcttattttatattcaaaactATAAAGTTAGGATTTCCCTCCATGGTTGTTTGCGGTTTCCGCAACATCAGGGACTAATGAAATAGCGTCTcacttttttcaaaataataaaaactacaAAGTTAGGGGCTACTTGATctttatatttcaataattattttgcaACTTACTCGGAATCGGATTGTTCATCGGCATCAGATTCTTCAGCAGGGACATCATTTGATGAGATTGATCTTCCTCTGATATTATCTGGACCCAGTAGTCTTTCTATGACCTGTTCTTGTCCATCTATTTGTACACGTCTCCTATTACGCCTGGCTGGTTCTGCATTTCCGTTTTCCTGACCATTATTGTCCTCTGGTCTGGGCAGTAAGAAATCAGTCAAATCGAGCGCCCAGCCAACTGCAGTAAACCAATACTGGAGAACAGACTTGATTGTACTTCGCAATTTAAAATGCTCGATAGCAAATGGAATGCATATTTGAAAGAGTAGCATGTCTGCAGGAATCTCAGTGAATGGATCTGATACACTGAAAAAAGGGAGGATCCATGTGAAGAATATGCACAACtggtgagaatatatatatatatatatatattggataaaagaaaaaatagaattaGCCTGCATGAATTGAATCATTTGAAGCAACTTACGAGATATCTAGAGGGAAAATAGAGGGTGCCATTCTCATAGCGAGTTTGACGGGTAAAAATACAAGCATCACTATTAAACTCCCATACACGCCAACAGACAACAAAACTCTTCTTGCATGTTTATGCACAggatcatcaatcaaatcacgGAAAGGGTTATAGTTTGGATCAGCTGGGTCCCTCAGGAAGTAAAGAACACCGGTTCGCAAAACCTATTAAATGATGATGATAAAGATACATGAATTAGAAAAGGAATAAAACTTGATGGATCAATTTGAAAACACCGGTATACAAAATTTCAGAATCCAAAAACGTATATCAAAGATTATGCTTAAAAACTaaacttaggccttgtttgatcaaGAGCTTTTTTATCTTGGGTATTTTGTAAATAAACcgatatttaaaagaaaaaacttagTATAAggatgttaaaatgttaaaaaagtaaaataaggatgttttgatattttaggtCATGATTTGATGGAAGTGAATGATGATGAGATAatggtttatttggattaaatccaaatgaactacatcaaacaagatctaAATAACCCCTTATCCCATCATCAACGCTTCataatcaaatcatcaactaagatattaaaatacaatttctttatttttttgtaacattttaaatattaaataaccccaaataatccacttttactaaaacaatgttttttttctctttcaaaaaattgatttatttaagaaaaatattcctacatcaaacaagctcttagtcAGAGATATATTAAGAGTATTTATTAGTCTtataaacaacaaaaacatgTGAAAGTATTTACCCCTCGTAGTAGGCTGACGAAGACACTAATTTGTAGCATGTAAACAATGCCAACAACCCAATGAACCAACGAGCTTGCCAGAGGAGAGGCCGAACAGAACTCCACCCTTTGGGAAATTGACTTGCCAAACATCCTTATAGTACAAATGTCAAGCCACCATCCACACATCAATGGGAAGACGCCAAGTTCAATGACCAAAAGGAAAGCAACCTTAATCATAGTCATTAAATGCCTCATTGCAGCCAGGAACTGCCGCAGAAGGGAAGGAATTGTCTCCGCAATGGATGCGATACCATAGAACCTTCCCGTAGTTAAAGGCTCACCTTTAGCATATCTAATCAATGCAACAGTTCCCAGGTAAATGAAcaccaaaaaaaatatgaacatgTAACCGACAGCAAGAGTAGTAACATCAGATAGCCTTGACGTTACACCAACAACAGACATTCCTTTTACAGAATCAGCTGCAAGTGAGGAGGTTAGGTTATTTTTTACTCCATGTAATCCAGTGGAATTTGCACTCATCACCTCCACAACCTTGTCTAGCAAGTTTCCATTTTGACCATCCGATGATAAATTCACCATACCCGTCAATGCATTCTTCAAGGTAATATTGGCTAAAGATAAGGCTGAATCAGTCAATGGAAGCATCCTTGACAAAACTGGGCTGGCAGCTGAGGCCAAAATCCATGATACATAGTGAAGAATAACCCGTCCCAAGGAGAAGGGCACAAAGATCACAACACCAAGAAATATCATATTACTTGCAAGAACCTGCAGGAGCGACCATCTATTAGAATGCTAACAACCAAGCCCATTAAAGACCACACAGTCGATATcagtttataaatcatatatttagaATTTCTAATATCATCCTTTATTTGgttcaaaattaaagtataatcaAAAGAGAACAAGCTAAAATATCAGCCCAATTTCCTCTTCCTTGATGCAAACGGAAGTCTAAGAAGAAACCAGCTGCTCTATAAAAGAACATACAGGGAATAATGATGGGGAAGAAAATATCACTAGGAATGAATCCCATGCCTTTGCTGTTTTACAGAAATAACGCGactaaaaatctcaaataccATAATTACAATATACAATGGAAGCTAAGGTTGGATATTTACCAGATAAAAGTCAGAATGCAGTATTGTTTTTTGCTTTTGGGAAATGGAAGAAATAAccaaaagaataaataaacaaactcaTCCATTTGCAATCTCAGAATTAActaaaatcattcaaatcaattaaaatatcctTATTTTTATTCTTGATAGCATTTAATAATACTAAGGGTATTTTGGTCATCTAACTTGTATTAACAagttatctttaaaatatttacacagTTGATTAAGTTTAGAGTGAAAAACGTTTACATGTTAACTTACAAATTTACATAAATTCTTAAGTCTGATAGTTTCAATGTAGATAGAAATCCTTCCGAATATTGATATGCTTATACACTCCCTAACTAGCAGGCTAAAGTAGTACATACACCTCAGCAAAGGATACATAATTCATAAAATACAATTCCACATCTCATAATAAAGAAAGACTACTAAGCATATCCAATACATTAATCTCAGCTACTGATAGGATTTGGAACAATCAACaccacacacacacacaaaagCACTACATGTTATTGGCACACAATAAAAAGTACCATAATATCTACAGAACCACTACATAAATAGTTTGTCTCCAGAATATCAAGTCTGCTACCTACTGGTTGCAACCAAGGGCAATAATATGTTAGATATCAGTACCAAAACAGAAGCAGCATAAGGTGTCATGCTAATAAGTGCTAAATTTTATGAAGATATAGGTTAAACCAATTACAACCAAATCCAAGGTgctaaataattcaaaaaatgtTGAGACAAACatgaaaaaatgataagaattgTAGACTTACAGTAAAAGCGTTTTCAACCAAATGAAAGACAGGCCCTTGCATGCCTACTAGTTCATCAAATGGTACATCCTCAGCACCATCAGCATCATCCATACCATCAAATATTTGTTCAACATGAGCCTCAAGGCGAGCTGCTTGCAACTCCCAACGAGCAGCAACATTTTCTGCATTCCTTCTAATGATTTGACCAGCTCCCACAATACCTTGAGGTCCAGCAGCATCATCACCGTTCCCATCCATCCTATTAGCTTGAATAGGAGGCCTTCTTGCAGCACGAGCACCATTTCTGTCTCCATCATCTTCTCTTCCAACATCCTGCCCTCCAATTTCTCGTAAATGCCTAAAGTAATCCCTTAAAGAAGTGGCTCCGAGGAAAATAAATACAATGCTGGCTGAGAGCAGGAATCCATGCAGGCAATCCGTTAGGATTACTGTGGTAGAGATATGGCTCATGAAAAGTCTCTGGGCTTCACTGAAACTTCTCACAAACGCTAGTCTCCATATCCAAAATGTGATGAATGGTATGATAAGGAGCCAGACAGAAAGCACAAAGCTAAGGCGCACAAAGAATTGCAGAACATGACAAGCTTTCATTGCCATCCCAACAACGAACTCTTGGAATGGAAGCCTTGAAGGAGCATTTTCAGCATAAActggagagaaagaaaatgcaTGTTTGCATACCTGGATTTGAATAACAAATGAGTGAAACGGCAATCTTTACGAGAAATGCAACCAAAAAGATTAGTTACAAGATGCTCTTGCAATACGGGTAACCACGGCAACCATATCTGGGCATTGTTAATGCCGAAACTACAGTATAAATATAGCACTCAGGCCTACACTACATTCTGCTAATAGGTAAAAAAATATGAGAGTTCCTTATTGCCATTAATTCAACCCATAAAATGGCGTTAAGCATATGTATAGGAAAACATGATGACAATTTCCTACTAGAAGCTTACTTAGCGCCTCAAACATATCTTATGAATCACTGGGTATTTAATTTTGCAGGGTGATTCAAGGACCTAAAACCCTATACCAAGATGAAAGTAATATGAAATTGAGTTATGATGTAATCAATGGAATGAAGCAGGGAGTAGTCCCCAACGAACCTCGCATTGACGAGCATTGCTGTGATTCAGCCACTGAAGAAGGCAGTCCTGGTGAACGTACTTGATGCTTCCACTGCATGCGCAAGGATAACGGAGAGGATTATCCAGCTCCCCAGGGTTCCTGCAGATCCGACAAACGTCCCCCTCTTCGTCGTCCTCATCATACCTGGAATTAATTTTCTCCGGAGAACCCCTGGGAGACGAAGACGAGGGAACTGGCCTGACGGAAGAAGCCTCGGCAGAAAGGGAATCCCCTTCGGCTTCGGCGCCGCCGTCGTGGTGTGAAGCCGGCAAAGCCGGTGCGATCTCCATATTTTCCAGCGCTTGATTAGGGCTCCCTGCAGGTTTTCTCTCCCTTAAAGCTCAAGGCGGTATCGGAACCGAGTCCGGCCACGGAAACGGAGAGGGTTACGAGAAGGAGCAGTTGCGTTGGAAAGGTGGATGGGATGGATCGcagaaatgaaatgaaatgaagagagagagactagagagagagagaaaagggGTCAAGCTAAAGCCATTCAAACAGGCAGGCAGGCAGGCAGTTTTAATCACGACCGACTTTCATCACTCCCTGCGCCTCTCATCTCATATCCAATCCAAGCTCCGACTCATAGAATGGGTCTCATTCGGATATGCTTTTTCGCCTTATTTGATTTGTATtgctttatatataaataatattagttttggggaattttattttttatttttaaattactaaattattatttgaagctAAAACTTAAAAATGGTTTGAATGGGAAATTTGAGCAGATAACCCACTAACAGGGTGAATTACCCATTGTGCAGgtggataatttaaatagcgttagtgaccctcttttttttaataacaattgtACTCTTGCGTAACGCAATTctagttgcgtgacgcaaccgaattttttttcttttttttcaattttttttttcgtctcgcgattgcgtgac
Proteins encoded:
- the LOC124911193 gene encoding probable E3 ubiquitin ligase SUD1, whose amino-acid sequence is MEIAPALPASHHDGGAEAEGDSLSAEASSVRPVPSSSSPRGSPEKINSRYDEDDEEGDVCRICRNPGELDNPLRYPCACSGSIKYVHQDCLLQWLNHSNARQCEVCKHAFSFSPVYAENAPSRLPFQEFVVGMAMKACHVLQFFVRLSFVLSVWLLIIPFITFWIWRLAFVRSFSEAQRLFMSHISTTVILTDCLHGFLLSASIVFIFLGATSLRDYFRHLREIGGQDVGREDDGDRNGARAARRPPIQANRMDGNGDDAAGPQGIVGAGQIIRRNAENVAARWELQAARLEAHVEQIFDGMDDADGAEDVPFDELVGMQGPVFHLVENAFTVLASNMIFLGVVIFVPFSLGRVILHYVSWILASAASPVLSRMLPLTDSALSLANITLKNALTGMVNLSSDGQNGNLLDKVVEVMSANSTGLHGVKNNLTSSLAADSVKGMSVVGVTSRLSDVTTLAVGYMFIFFLVFIYLGTVALIRYAKGEPLTTGRFYGIASIAETIPSLLRQFLAAMRHLMTMIKVAFLLVIELGVFPLMCGWWLDICTIRMFGKSISQRVEFCSASPLASSLVHWVVGIVYMLQISVFVSLLRGVLRTGVLYFLRDPADPNYNPFRDLIDDPVHKHARRVLLSVGVYGSLIVMLVFLPVKLAMRMAPSIFPLDISVSDPFTEIPADMLLFQICIPFAIEHFKLRSTIKSVLQYWFTAVGWALDLTDFLLPRPEDNNGQENGNAEPARRNRRRVQIDGQEQVIERLLGPDNIRGRSISSNDVPAEESDADEQSDSERYSFVFRIVLLLVVAWITLVVFNSALVVVPISLGRTLFNLIPLLPITHGIKCNDIYAFVIGSYAIWTVIAGVRYCVEHIRTRRVKVLIRQVQKWCSIVLKSFALLSIWIFMIPVLIGLLFELLVIVPMRVPVDESPVFLLYQDWALGLIFLKIWTRLVMLDHMAPLVDESWRVKFERVREDGFSRLQGFWVLREIVFPIVTKLLTALCVPYVLARGVFPVFGYPLVINSAVYRFAWLGCLGFSLVCFCAKRFHLWFTNLHNSIRDDRYLIGRRLHNFGEAAKRQQNVVSAQEDVAVEGEVVGLRLRHVHHEGEEAQ